In the genome of Acanthopagrus latus isolate v.2019 chromosome 17, fAcaLat1.1, whole genome shotgun sequence, the window TCGGACCAGAACCACTGCATGTCAGACAGTCGCCGTGCGTCACTCACcacctgaccaatcagagagcaggcTGCTAGTTGGTTGCTAGGGAGCAGTTGATGGTttaggagaaaagaagaaaacagacagaggacaaCGAcgaagatggaggaggaggaggaggaagtgacatCAACAATGACCTACCCACACAGGCTGCCGTGCTCCTCTGGTTGCTAAGCGACAGAAGAATCCAGGGTCCTGGCGGCGGCGAGTTTCTCCCCAGCGAATCATGTCAGCCCGATGCTGTTCCTTATAAAGACCAGTACCCAGCAGCTGGTCAAGGTCCAGATTGTGTTCCTACAGAACCCACAGAATCAGCTTGACTCAGCAGCAACCAAGGTAACATGCTTAGTCAACAGGTGTTGGTCTCACCTGAGCATACTGCTGTTTGAGAGGTCCAGACAGACGCAGGACGCAGCAAACATCCGGTCCTAAACTGCATCAGAAACAGGTTCAGCGTTTACTGTATACCATTTTATCTGCACTTGACTGTCTCACCTGTCCCACCTGTGTCACATGACTGCTCCCCTCATAGgtcttttattgattttgacTCAGTGGAGCAACAAAGTAATCTACACTTTCTACACTATCTGGTTTCAAATGTTgtagaacaacaacaataaaatacatcaacTCTCAGATGTAACAGTATAAACAGTATAAACGGGTCATGCTTCCTGACTAATGATTAGTTATTATTTGTTgtctctgatcagctgtgattaCGCTGTCATATTGATAactgtggttttattttcatcagcttATTTCAGATCAAAGTCTCCTCCtaaccccaaaacaaacaaataaaccaatAATCAGTCGCATATATCTTCATTAAAAACTGATCAAAGAACAATAACCTATCGATATGAAACACTGTATTAACTTGTTTTACCGGCGGTGGATCAAGTCCGTCACATAATCTTTTCCGGACTTCCGCTTTCCGCTGAAGACCAGAACCAGTCTGGGTTCCGAGAGTCGAACCTCCATCTGTCACAATCACCTAACAGTACATGATACGGATCGATCAGCCGCTGCTTAAAGCATATCCGTGTTGAGACTGTCGGACCACACCGGACCATTACCGTAACTATCAGATCAACCGGAAGAACTTGTAAATGTAACTGCTATCACATTAACTTCAACACCCAAAGAATGCGCATGAGATCAATAAACGACGTTAAACTGATTGGATATCGATATCATGTGATGTGTTAAGTTTGTCTGTTGAGAGAAATCACCAAATAAACCGAATTAATTTCTTCTTATCACAACATGTAGACACATTACGGTAACACGTGTTCGTTGGCACATTCTAGACTGAACCACTACAGCACGGATGATGGGGGAGTTCCTCTGTctaaaataatacaatacaacacagtACAATACAAACCAGTATGATATGATATAAGTAATAATCTGATATGATTTATAGAAAAAGAAACGAATCCCAACAATTTAAATTGAATTCGTAAGTGCTGTGTCTACCGGCGGCTGAGCGTCTGCAGATAGACTGGACCTACTTCTACCTGTTGGTATGATCCGGGTCAAAGGTCAAGCAGTCTTGTGCAAGATGGCGGCCGCTGGGAGTTTGAGAAaagcagattttgttttcaggtttgtGAGGAGTCCAGTTCACAGGGTGAGAAAACTAAAACAACTTTAtaacataaatatttcagtctttaaaactgtggataaaatgtcacgtcagagaggagctgaaaaAACCCTAACATAAACCATCAATAACCAATCATCAGTCAGCATTTGTCGTAGTAAAGTTTAAATGGTATAAACAGGAAAAGatgatttttaaatcacatgaaaCATATTTAACAAAGAAGGTCTTCTGGAGTTTGACCTTTCACCTAGTttacaacagaacaacagaacgGCGTCCAATACGGACCAGATCAGGTCCTTCAGGAACCAGATTTCTGAGGCAGTCCGTCATTGACTGATAAGTTTTGTGTGACGGGATCTGTTTTATGTACAAATACTGTGACTATACTGAAAATGTAatctaaaatgtgacaaagatgAAGTGACAGTGATCACACACTTGCTGTAGTTCAGTCATGTGAACAACAGGTGGTGCTGATAACAACCAGATTAATTCATGTTGTTAGATCACTGCAGTTTGTTCATATATTAAGAGGGTACAGGCAAACaggtacagacagacaggtgcaGACAGCCTGGCACAGATAGACAGgtgtagacagacagacagacatgttgctctaatgaatcaatattttttatgttatttggATGATTGACAGCATAACATGAAGTGTTTACCTGTGTTTGATTCAGTCCAGGTTCATCAGAGATATTGCAATAAACTGATTCAAAGATACTTTAAAATTCAAATACCTCGCCCTTCTTTTACATTGGTCAGTGTTATCATGGATAGAGCTGTAACAAAtagttgattaattgatcagtCGACTAAAAGATAATTAATTTGCAGTTATTGTGTTATTCCATCAAAACTTCCTGAAACATAGCTTATTTCCAGCGTCTACAGTCGCTTTGGACCCTCATAAACTGCTATTAGTGTTTTCATGATTGGTTGAGAGTTTATAGTCTAAATTATGATTATATTTGATGATAGGAACATAAATTGTGacattgacaaagaaaaataaacaatcttGCAACAGTGCAAACAGACCATGATGGAggtgtcttttgtttgtttcagtcatgcCTCCACAGTTCAGCGGTCCTGCCTCAGCAGTctggttctcctcctcctcagtcacaGTTCTTCCCGCCGGCTAAAGACGTCATGCTGCCAACAGGAAGTTTCAACAACAGAGTGGCATTTATCACAGGAGGAGGGACGGGACTCGGCCGGGCCATGACCACCACTCTGTCAAAGCTGGGAGCTCAGTGTGTCATTGCCTCCAGGTAGGTCAAATCTGTATTTCTAAATTATGCAGTGTTAGCTATAAACCGTaacatcatgtgtttgtgttaatgttcagGAAGTTGGACGTCCTGCAGCAAACAGCCGAGGAGATCAGCAGCCAGACTGGAAACAaggtcagaaccagaaccattGTGAACTAGTCAGGTTGTTTGCACCAAAAGTGTACAGCAAGTCGCACGCAACATTTGgagtcaggaaaacaaactAGATCAAAGTCTTAAACAGATACACGAATCACTAATCCTCAGTTCGAATTTGTCAGAACCAGCAGAATTAAATCCAGCTAACACCTAAATCTGAGTGTAATGTCACAAGTGGGGCTGTTAGTGGAACATTaatagctgctgctgtgtttccattCATGAATGTTAATCGTAAGAACTGAACTGGTGTGAACGTGCCCCCTTCTCTTCTCAGGTCCATGCtgtgcagtgtgatgtcagagatCCTCAggctgtctctgtttgtgttgaccAGATGGAAACCCTGACAGGACTGCCTGATGTAAAGCACACTtgcccgcccacacacacacacacacacacacacacacacacacacacagaggtgttGCTTATCAGCTGAGATGGAGGACTAGAGTCACATGATCTGACTCAAGACAGTATTGACTCATAAACTTGACAACGTGCGACTTGATGAACATGCTGAAAATACTTGACTTGGAGACAGATGACTTGAAATGACAGATGACGTTATCCATTCAATACTTGCATTTTCCAGTATATTGAGactttacatttagtttttgaAACATGATTGGCTGAGTTCTAGTACATTTTGGCACCTTACTGCAACCCAGCAGACTGGCAGAGGCAGCCATTATTCAGGTGTGTAACCAGAAATCTAAAACTTTTAATTGAAGGGTAAGTTAGTGATGAGGGCAGTAAGAAGCGAACAGCAGGTTACACAGGTTAAACTTGAACATTAGCTATGCAGCTAACATCGAAGGTTAGCTGCAAATCAATTATACATGTGATTGAGAAGACATATTGTGTATTTATAAAACAATCAGATTTGAGGAGATATAACTCtaactgtatgttttattaatgagaaaaatcaatatttttaagttaaatgttttaatcaaaacaaaaacacattgtctCTCTAAAGGGAATAATaatttctgtcttctgtttcttcCAATTTAACTTTTAACAGATACAATGTCGAaaactttgtgacatcagaaTATGGTATCATTCCACATGTGACCGGTGTGACTGACAGCCACCTCCTGTCTGTACCTGTTAGGATGATAAATCAGGGTTAGGGTCAGCTGAAGCTCACCCTGCAAACTGTGCTTTGAATTAGTGAAACATCCTGTTATATATGACGTCATGTCTGAGGTTTCTGCTCCGACTCTTCAGCTGTAACAAAATTAAAGTTgtaatgatgacatcacagtgactgTGGGCCCTGATTGGTGCAGGTGATCATCAACAACGCAGCAGGAAACTTTGTGTGTCCGTCAGAACGTCTGTCGCCAAATGGCTGGAAGAGCATCACAGATATTGTCCTGAACGGAACGGCATTCATCACCCTGGAGCTCGGCAAGAGACTCATCAAGAGTCAGAGAGGTCAGATGTCACTGAGTTCCGACGTCACTTAGAGACTGATCTAGAGTCAGAGAGGTCAAAGGAAAGATAAAATTTGactcctttctttttgtttttgtttgttgatgtttaatgtttgtgttgttgtgtgttgctggtccattgttgttactgtttgttCAGGTGCGTCCTTCCTGGCTATCACGACCATCTATGCTGAGTCTGGTTCTGGTTTTGTTGTCCCGAGTGCATCAGCAAAGGCTGGAGTCGAGGCGCTCTACAAGTCAGTATCACCTTAAACCTTTCAGCTgtacacaacataaacacaacacggatatagctctgttgttgttgtatgtgtCAGGTCTCTGGCTGCAGAGTGGGGTCGTTACGGCCACAGGTTCAACATCATCCAGCCTGGGCCAATCAGAACAAAGGTACGGTCCACTTGACCACAGTCGATGATGTTTGTCTGGTTGTTTGCACTTGTGTGCAATGTTTATTGTTGTATACTTGTTGTCCTCAGGGAGCGTTCAGCCGTCTAGACCCAACAGGAGCCTTTGAGAAGGCGATGATCGGCCGGATCCCAACAGGTCGACTCGGAACACCTGAAGAAATAGCAAACCTGGCAGCGTACATGAGCAGCGACTTTGCTACATGGATGTCTGGAGCTGTGAGTTTAGACTGATCTTAGATCCGGGT includes:
- the decr1 gene encoding 2,4-dienoyl-CoA reductase, mitochondrial isoform X2; the encoded protein is MLFLIKTSTQQLVKVQIVFLQNPQNQLDSAATKSCLHSSAVLPQQSGSPPPQSQFFPPAKDVMLPTGSFNNRVAFITGGGTGLGRAMTTTLSKLGAQCVIASRKLDVLQQTAEEISSQTGNKVHAVQCDVRDPQAVSVCVDQMETLTGLPDVIINNAAGNFVCPSERLSPNGWKSITDIVLNGTAFITLELGKRLIKSQRGASFLAITTIYAESGSGFVVPSASAKAGVEALYKSLAAEWGRYGHRFNIIQPGPIRTKGAFSRLDPTGAFEKAMIGRIPTGRLGTPEEIANLAAYMSSDFATWMSGAVIRFDGGEYVSMAGEFNELRRVTPDQWKMMEAMIRNTKGS
- the decr1 gene encoding 2,4-dienoyl-CoA reductase, mitochondrial isoform X1: MIRVKGQAVLCKMAAAGSLRKADFVFRFVRSPVHRSCLHSSAVLPQQSGSPPPQSQFFPPAKDVMLPTGSFNNRVAFITGGGTGLGRAMTTTLSKLGAQCVIASRKLDVLQQTAEEISSQTGNKVHAVQCDVRDPQAVSVCVDQMETLTGLPDVIINNAAGNFVCPSERLSPNGWKSITDIVLNGTAFITLELGKRLIKSQRGASFLAITTIYAESGSGFVVPSASAKAGVEALYKSLAAEWGRYGHRFNIIQPGPIRTKGAFSRLDPTGAFEKAMIGRIPTGRLGTPEEIANLAAYMSSDFATWMSGAVIRFDGGEYVSMAGEFNELRRVTPDQWKMMEAMIRNTKGS